From the genome of Gemmatimonas phototrophica, one region includes:
- a CDS encoding translocation/assembly module TamB domain-containing protein gives MSPRQRRFWWAVAILVGATGGMGLGYLIATRTDAGRDWLRSALISRVNGVFGGRGSLRIGRLLEISPGHVIAEDVTLVDTAGVAVVTAERVVGTLNVRGLFSRAIHIRHLALRGVLMTLRQEQTGRPWNIAYIISGDTTVGVPHTSVQFGDDVRIDSLLLDAGVITTRAPWAPHPVFTGSARDSVTAVRDSLHDLERVSDGRYFERRRITLNTVRAHNLIVIDRQKRPSSLQLDSLHGVLSDPPVPIRQARGTIRWTSDSFQLDLRKVILPASQGTAVGMVAWDRPGPVRYDVLVTADAALSDLSWIWDVLPAEGRGTATVRMRTLDDPYDAEYALQSLKVQSGDSRIQGAIAVTVRPADLLLHQVNLAFTPLRSELLRRLSYDAVPPEVQGAFSGQLLAAEGGPLTAMKVDLLDATFIDDRVGGGTAISSVKLTGNFAFGLEPEAWDLTVRDLRADLRSARVLAPTMPAVDGLVTGGLTVRRADLSAADLNAIGLTWTDVVGNVSTVRGGARVRYAGKTPVVRAALTFDPLSMSALARVDTTLALRSRLAGTVVLDGALDSLLWRGRVLPMAAGQALAFDSAGVPLGTSLSLDGMAALTAREWRGTAAGQISDFDVRAWFGTASMPSTSLNGTVRLFGRGPLDSTAVARGDTLSARSVEGGGEIAITQQESNDRPAFDLVASAALGARRLVVDSALGRLGGLLMEARGALAHDTMAVDTLQVSIRADSLEAVRGQLQRLADMMQPVDSALAESMRTTAADTLRGDASLSGFLYGSLTKADATIALGAREVQVGAIHVGRVFGSARATDLFRRPAFEGAANADGITGLGAVRIQSANFRVADANPDSGRLVLDVSTDDDAHLVARGAYAAQGSRTTVLVDSLRLSYDSVSWRSAQPIAVVTDSAGLVVRPSELRSSVGGVLAVSAEVPSRGPVRGDLRVERFPFGEVSALLAGTRPVAGTISGHATLAGSRAAPVMAWDVVADSVGIEGLQAPQIASTGSYAEKRLTGRASISDTTGGTLRAEGRLPIDLTIGTVKKRMLSDGVEGEVLADSLRLSALPLFIDGVTRLHGLLTGRLAIGGTFERPTAQGTVVLTDAGARVAGLGIEPTGGQVELRADADSLVMQSFRLRSGGVGDTVGATGVLRFASGDTPASVDLQLTARDFIVSRQRDGTDLDLSGNVRVNGPVSRPVVSGTLVVPRANLVVDPLGARAALDLSSSAARALLGADEVPVAESAAQSLSRLGSSLTVSNARVEMGNDVWVQTPEARVKLTGALSVTMDGDLLALDGEILANRGQYRLELGVVNRSFSVDSGRVRFFGNSAIPPTLDISATNVVRVAGGSEIPVRVHIGGNYDKPELTLSSSDPLYASAPESEIISLLIFGAPTFALDGQSQSTVRAVTGVLLPSVGGFVEGALQRWLPVNTIQVSTGGSQQDATMSGTSLINNLSITAGKQVGERTFLRLNTGICRGAGQATQRGASLWGGIAAEYRIARNWWGQVGVDPGSAPCTRPAGDAFPRLQFGFDLFREWIF, from the coding sequence ATGTCCCCGCGTCAGCGACGCTTCTGGTGGGCGGTGGCGATCCTCGTCGGCGCGACTGGTGGAATGGGACTTGGCTATCTCATTGCCACCCGCACCGATGCTGGTCGCGACTGGCTCCGTTCCGCGTTGATCAGCCGTGTGAATGGCGTCTTCGGGGGCCGTGGCTCGTTGCGCATTGGGCGCCTGCTGGAGATCAGTCCGGGGCACGTGATCGCGGAGGACGTCACGTTGGTGGACACGGCGGGAGTGGCCGTGGTCACGGCCGAGCGTGTCGTAGGGACCCTCAATGTGCGCGGGCTGTTCAGTCGCGCTATCCACATTCGTCACCTGGCGCTTCGTGGGGTGCTCATGACCCTTCGGCAGGAGCAGACCGGGCGTCCGTGGAACATTGCGTACATCATTTCCGGAGATACCACGGTTGGTGTGCCGCACACGTCGGTGCAGTTCGGGGACGACGTGCGGATCGATTCGCTCCTCCTTGATGCGGGGGTGATCACCACGCGCGCCCCGTGGGCACCGCACCCCGTGTTCACCGGCAGCGCCCGCGACAGCGTGACCGCGGTGCGCGACAGTCTGCATGATCTTGAGCGCGTCAGTGATGGACGCTATTTCGAGCGTCGGCGTATCACGCTCAATACGGTTCGGGCGCATAACCTGATCGTGATTGATCGACAGAAGCGGCCATCGTCGCTGCAACTCGATTCCCTGCACGGCGTATTGTCAGATCCGCCGGTGCCCATTCGACAGGCGCGCGGCACCATCCGCTGGACCTCCGATTCGTTCCAGCTCGATTTGCGCAAGGTGATCCTCCCCGCATCGCAAGGCACGGCGGTTGGGATGGTGGCTTGGGATCGTCCTGGCCCGGTACGCTACGACGTGCTCGTCACCGCCGACGCCGCGCTGTCGGATCTGTCGTGGATCTGGGATGTGCTGCCGGCCGAAGGGCGCGGCACCGCCACCGTGCGCATGCGGACGCTCGATGATCCCTACGATGCGGAGTACGCGCTGCAGTCGCTGAAGGTGCAGAGTGGAGACTCGCGCATTCAAGGCGCGATTGCCGTGACCGTGCGTCCGGCCGACCTGCTGTTGCACCAGGTGAATCTCGCCTTTACGCCATTGCGCAGTGAGCTGCTGCGTCGCCTCAGCTACGACGCGGTTCCCCCGGAGGTGCAGGGGGCGTTCAGTGGTCAACTGTTGGCCGCCGAAGGTGGTCCGCTCACGGCCATGAAGGTGGATCTGCTGGACGCGACGTTCATAGATGATCGTGTGGGCGGCGGCACGGCCATTTCCAGTGTGAAGCTGACGGGCAACTTTGCCTTTGGGCTGGAGCCCGAGGCGTGGGATCTCACCGTGCGCGACCTGCGCGCGGATTTGCGCTCCGCCCGTGTGCTGGCCCCCACCATGCCGGCGGTGGACGGCCTGGTCACCGGTGGCCTGACGGTCCGTCGAGCCGATTTGTCGGCCGCGGATCTCAACGCGATAGGCCTTACCTGGACGGATGTCGTGGGCAATGTGTCCACCGTCCGCGGCGGTGCCCGAGTACGCTATGCGGGAAAGACACCCGTCGTGCGTGCGGCGTTGACGTTCGATCCGCTTTCCATGTCGGCGCTGGCGCGCGTGGATACCACGCTCGCGCTGCGGTCGCGCCTGGCGGGGACCGTGGTGCTGGACGGGGCGCTCGATAGTCTGCTCTGGCGCGGCCGCGTGCTGCCGATGGCCGCCGGACAGGCGCTGGCCTTCGACTCGGCAGGCGTCCCCCTTGGCACATCGCTCTCCCTTGATGGCATGGCCGCACTCACGGCGCGTGAGTGGCGCGGCACGGCAGCCGGCCAGATCAGCGACTTCGACGTGCGTGCCTGGTTCGGCACGGCATCCATGCCGTCCACGTCGCTGAACGGCACGGTGCGACTCTTTGGTCGCGGGCCATTGGATAGCACCGCAGTGGCACGCGGAGACACGCTGTCGGCGAGGTCCGTTGAAGGGGGCGGCGAGATCGCCATCACCCAACAGGAATCCAACGATCGGCCAGCCTTTGATCTCGTGGCCAGTGCTGCGCTGGGGGCCAGGCGTCTCGTTGTGGATTCGGCCCTCGGGCGGTTGGGAGGGCTGCTCATGGAAGCCCGCGGGGCGCTGGCGCACGACACCATGGCCGTTGACACGCTGCAGGTCTCCATTCGTGCGGACTCTCTCGAAGCCGTGCGCGGTCAGTTGCAGCGCCTTGCCGACATGATGCAGCCGGTTGATTCGGCGCTGGCCGAATCCATGCGCACCACGGCGGCCGATACGTTGCGCGGTGACGCGTCGCTGTCCGGCTTTCTGTATGGCAGTCTGACCAAGGCCGATGCGACCATCGCCCTCGGGGCCCGCGAGGTGCAGGTTGGCGCCATTCATGTGGGTCGGGTTTTTGGATCGGCGCGCGCGACTGACCTGTTCCGCCGGCCGGCCTTTGAAGGGGCGGCCAACGCGGACGGCATCACTGGTCTTGGTGCGGTGCGCATTCAGTCGGCCAACTTCCGGGTGGCCGATGCCAACCCCGACAGCGGTCGGCTTGTCCTCGATGTGAGCACCGATGACGACGCGCACCTGGTGGCGCGGGGGGCGTATGCGGCCCAAGGCAGTCGGACCACGGTCCTGGTGGACTCATTGCGCTTGAGCTACGACAGCGTGTCGTGGCGGTCGGCCCAGCCCATTGCCGTGGTCACCGATAGCGCCGGGCTGGTGGTGCGGCCTTCCGAACTGCGTTCATCGGTGGGTGGTGTACTGGCCGTCAGCGCGGAGGTGCCGTCGCGCGGGCCGGTCCGTGGTGATCTTCGTGTGGAGCGATTCCCGTTTGGCGAGGTGAGCGCGCTGCTGGCCGGCACCCGACCGGTCGCCGGTACCATCAGTGGACACGCCACACTTGCCGGTTCGCGCGCGGCGCCCGTGATGGCGTGGGATGTGGTCGCCGATTCCGTCGGCATTGAGGGACTGCAGGCCCCGCAGATTGCCAGTACGGGTAGCTATGCCGAGAAGCGCCTCACCGGGAGGGCGTCCATCAGTGACACGACCGGGGGCACCCTGCGCGCTGAGGGGCGACTCCCCATCGACCTTACGATTGGCACCGTGAAGAAGCGGATGCTGTCTGATGGCGTGGAAGGGGAGGTGCTTGCTGACTCGCTGCGATTGTCGGCCTTGCCGCTGTTCATTGACGGCGTCACGCGGCTCCATGGTTTGCTAACGGGCCGGCTGGCTATTGGCGGCACCTTCGAACGACCAACCGCTCAGGGGACCGTGGTGTTGACCGACGCCGGGGCCCGCGTGGCCGGACTTGGCATCGAACCCACGGGTGGCCAAGTTGAGCTCCGCGCCGATGCCGATTCTCTGGTCATGCAGTCGTTCCGCTTGCGCAGCGGTGGCGTTGGCGACACGGTGGGGGCGACGGGCGTGCTGCGCTTTGCCTCCGGTGACACGCCGGCGTCCGTTGATCTGCAACTCACCGCGCGGGATTTCATTGTCTCGCGCCAACGCGACGGCACCGACCTCGATCTGAGCGGCAACGTGCGGGTGAACGGGCCCGTATCGCGGCCGGTCGTCAGCGGTACACTGGTTGTGCCGCGCGCCAATCTCGTGGTGGATCCGCTGGGTGCCCGCGCCGCGCTTGATCTCTCCAGCAGCGCCGCCCGCGCGCTGCTGGGCGCCGACGAGGTGCCGGTGGCTGAAAGTGCGGCGCAGTCGTTGTCTCGCCTGGGGTCTTCTCTCACGGTGTCCAATGCACGCGTCGAAATGGGCAACGATGTCTGGGTGCAAACGCCGGAAGCGCGGGTGAAGCTCACCGGTGCGCTGAGTGTGACCATGGATGGTGATCTGCTGGCGTTGGATGGGGAAATTCTCGCCAATCGCGGGCAGTACCGTCTGGAGTTGGGCGTCGTGAACCGCAGCTTCAGCGTGGACTCCGGACGGGTACGCTTCTTTGGCAATAGCGCCATTCCCCCCACGCTCGATATCAGTGCCACCAATGTGGTACGTGTTGCGGGCGGTTCGGAAATTCCGGTGCGGGTGCACATTGGCGGGAACTACGACAAACCCGAATTGACGTTGTCCAGTTCGGATCCGCTGTATGCCAGCGCCCCCGAAAGTGAAATCATTTCACTGCTCATTTTCGGAGCACCAACATTCGCCCTCGACGGACAGAGCCAGAGTACGGTGCGAGCCGTAACCGGCGTGCTGCTGCCCTCGGTCGGCGGGTTTGTTGAAGGCGCGCTGCAGCGGTGGTTGCCGGTGAATACCATTCAGGTCAGCACGGGCGGCAGTCAGCAGGACGCCACCATGAGTGGTACGTCACTCATCAACAACCTCAGTATCACTGCCGGCAAGCAGGTGGGAGAGCGTACCTTCCTGCGCCTCAACACCGGCATCTGTCGGGGAGCAGGGCAGGCGACCCAGCGCGGGGCGAGCCTGTGGGGCGGCATTGCGGCCGAGTATCGCATTGCGCGCAACTGGTGGGGGCAGGTGGGTGTGGATCCCGGATCCGCACCCTGCACACGCCCCGCAGGCGACGCGTTCCCGCGGTTGCAGTTTGGTTTCGATCTGTTCCGCGAGTGGATCTTCTAG
- a CDS encoding autotransporter assembly complex protein TamA codes for MHATLISSADAYTSCRPVPGRGTVVSVVRTVWHLVMGLTLLTVVAPAAVAQRTTRCNPDERIRGVSFDGSPNFDVLTLATSIVTHEPGFVTRVFKIGTPPCVDTLEVRRDALRIAILHRQAGWFQASVLPLITRSKDGVKVRFVTTPGREAMVDSVMVKGLPLLPEGRRPYETSLRALVGKRFDRTHVDTTVAAVVTRLRNAGFARAGMPKSHIEIDSASARVRLTLDFATGPALRIGQVHVDVRPVTVGRPRVDSSDVARLVAIDPGDRFSASALLDAQRALYRSEAFRLVLMDTVTAAAFADSVIDLRIGVAEARTRAARVGLGWATQDCIRAQGRINDRGFLGVGRRVELSMRASKLGLGAPIDFAPALCSQALRDDPFSQRVNYYVGTTLTNTRLFGLPVVPLVSVYSERRGEPYAFLRETSIGALAEVSRQFSTRTAGTAGFQYENGKTTTDPVVSCTRFGLCRPEELVLSAFGRGVGIISTSVSHDRTNDLTNPSRGWRMRGEVRVGETVSELVSTVRFQRTTGEFAGFARFLGGIVGARIQAAGAFAPGAELVDGTPLIPQQERLFVGGQNSVRGYQQNLLGAVDYVVTAVQAVPNADEFEVVPTAGGRAVPRGGTAMLVGNLEWRRGFRFIAEQVQLAAFLDAGTLWETRSDRFAWNNVRYTPGLGLRLVTALGPFRVDVGYRPYGERAGRALYFAPASNDGAGIYCASPRVADVPGDYSSVFSCPASFTPTASKSILSRLVFHFGLGQAF; via the coding sequence ATGCATGCAACACTCATTTCGTCTGCCGACGCGTATACGTCGTGCCGCCCCGTTCCAGGACGCGGCACCGTGGTGAGTGTTGTACGCACGGTGTGGCACTTGGTGATGGGGCTCACGTTGCTGACGGTGGTCGCGCCGGCAGCGGTGGCGCAACGCACTACACGGTGCAACCCGGATGAGCGGATCCGCGGCGTCAGTTTCGACGGCAGTCCGAACTTCGATGTCCTGACGCTGGCCACCAGCATCGTCACGCACGAACCGGGCTTCGTCACCCGCGTCTTCAAGATTGGCACTCCCCCGTGCGTGGACACCCTCGAAGTACGCCGGGACGCGCTGCGCATTGCCATCCTGCATCGTCAGGCGGGGTGGTTCCAGGCCTCAGTGTTGCCGCTGATCACGCGCAGCAAGGATGGCGTAAAGGTCCGGTTTGTCACCACGCCCGGCCGTGAAGCCATGGTGGACAGCGTGATGGTGAAGGGGTTGCCGCTGCTGCCGGAAGGTCGCCGTCCCTACGAGACCAGCCTGCGCGCCCTGGTTGGCAAACGGTTCGATCGCACCCACGTGGACACCACGGTGGCGGCGGTGGTGACGCGCCTGCGCAATGCCGGATTTGCCCGGGCCGGAATGCCCAAGAGCCACATTGAGATCGATAGTGCCAGCGCCCGCGTCCGGCTGACGCTCGATTTCGCCACCGGACCGGCGTTGCGCATTGGCCAGGTGCATGTCGATGTGCGACCCGTCACCGTCGGTCGCCCACGCGTGGATTCCTCGGACGTCGCCCGCCTGGTGGCCATTGACCCGGGAGACCGGTTCAGTGCGTCGGCGTTGCTGGATGCGCAGCGGGCGCTCTATCGCTCCGAGGCCTTTCGGCTGGTCCTCATGGACACCGTTACGGCGGCTGCGTTCGCCGACAGCGTCATCGACTTGCGCATCGGCGTGGCCGAAGCGCGCACGCGCGCGGCGCGGGTGGGGCTGGGGTGGGCCACGCAGGATTGCATTCGTGCGCAAGGACGCATCAACGATCGCGGCTTCCTGGGGGTCGGCCGTCGGGTAGAGCTCTCCATGCGCGCGTCCAAGCTCGGTCTCGGCGCGCCGATCGACTTTGCCCCCGCACTCTGTTCCCAGGCACTCCGCGACGACCCGTTCAGTCAGCGGGTGAACTACTACGTTGGGACCACGCTGACCAACACCCGGTTGTTCGGATTGCCGGTGGTGCCGCTCGTCTCGGTGTACAGCGAACGCCGCGGGGAGCCGTACGCCTTTCTGCGGGAAACGTCCATTGGCGCACTGGCCGAAGTCTCGCGCCAATTCTCCACGCGTACCGCGGGCACGGCCGGATTCCAGTACGAAAACGGCAAGACCACCACGGACCCTGTGGTGTCCTGCACCCGTTTCGGGTTGTGCCGTCCGGAAGAGCTGGTGCTGTCGGCCTTCGGACGCGGGGTGGGCATCATCAGCACATCGGTTTCGCATGACCGCACCAACGACCTCACCAATCCGTCTCGTGGCTGGCGCATGCGCGGGGAAGTGCGGGTCGGAGAAACGGTCTCCGAGCTCGTCTCCACGGTACGCTTCCAGCGCACCACCGGGGAATTCGCCGGTTTCGCCCGTTTTCTCGGGGGCATTGTTGGCGCCCGGATTCAGGCGGCCGGCGCCTTTGCCCCCGGTGCCGAGCTGGTCGATGGCACGCCACTCATTCCGCAGCAGGAACGCCTGTTTGTGGGCGGTCAGAATTCGGTGCGCGGATACCAGCAGAATCTGCTGGGTGCGGTGGACTACGTGGTGACAGCCGTTCAGGCGGTGCCGAATGCCGATGAGTTTGAAGTCGTCCCCACGGCGGGCGGGCGGGCCGTCCCGCGTGGTGGTACGGCCATGCTGGTGGGGAATCTCGAGTGGCGCCGCGGCTTCCGCTTCATTGCGGAGCAGGTGCAGCTCGCGGCGTTTCTCGATGCGGGGACGCTCTGGGAAACACGCTCCGATCGATTCGCCTGGAACAATGTGCGCTACACCCCGGGGCTTGGGCTTCGGCTCGTGACCGCGCTTGGCCCGTTCCGGGTGGATGTTGGCTATCGGCCCTACGGAGAACGCGCCGGTCGGGCGCTGTACTTTGCTCCCGCCAGTAACGACGGCGCCGGGATTTACTGCGCGAGCCCACGGGTGGCCGACGTGCCGGGTGATTACTCCAGTGTGTTTTCGTGCCCGGCCAGCTTCACCCCCACCGCCTCCAAGAGCATTCTCTCGCGCCTGGTGTTCCACTTTGGCTTGGGGCAGGCCTTCTGA
- a CDS encoding ubiquinol-cytochrome c reductase iron-sulfur subunit, with translation MNHDSSASPCDGCSARRTFLRQAVTATAALAGLSLLGPVQSVAALEPRKGRGAVKYALPATDGVSIDAANEVILCRNAGEVYAFALSCPHQNTALKVMSKNAGFQCPRHKSKYLPNGTFVSGRATRNMDRLQITRDGATITVDPDIAFESDTDPAKWGAAVVKV, from the coding sequence ATGAACCACGACTCCTCAGCGTCGCCCTGCGACGGGTGTAGTGCCCGCCGCACATTCCTCCGTCAAGCCGTTACCGCTACCGCAGCACTGGCTGGATTGTCGCTGCTCGGCCCCGTACAGAGCGTTGCGGCGCTCGAGCCACGGAAGGGGCGCGGCGCCGTCAAGTACGCGCTCCCCGCGACCGATGGCGTGTCCATTGACGCCGCCAACGAAGTCATCCTGTGCCGGAACGCGGGAGAGGTGTACGCCTTTGCCCTGTCGTGCCCGCACCAGAATACGGCGCTCAAGGTGATGTCCAAGAATGCGGGCTTTCAGTGCCCGCGCCACAAGTCGAAGTACCTACCCAACGGGACGTTCGTGAGTGGACGTGCGACGAGAAACATGGATCGTCTGCAGATCACACGGGACGGCGCAACCATTACAGTAGATCCCGACATTGCCTTTGAAAGTGACACCGATCCCGCCAAGTGGGGCGCGGCGGTTGTGAAAGTCTAA
- a CDS encoding ubiquinol-cytochrome c reductase iron-sulfur subunit, which yields MSTCSSCSRRDFLAAGSLAAVGAFLAACGGESGTAATGPVNLNLTVTLANFAALGAVGGIAQVTTSGTPVAVVRSGTSSYRAFSMVCPHQGTTIGINATGFRCPNHGATFNSNGAWTGGERTSGLFEFTVTSNTTAGTITITS from the coding sequence ATGTCCACCTGTTCGTCGTGTAGCCGTCGGGATTTTCTGGCCGCAGGTTCTCTGGCCGCCGTGGGAGCCTTCCTCGCCGCCTGTGGGGGCGAGAGTGGCACCGCTGCTACCGGCCCGGTGAACTTGAACCTGACGGTGACCCTCGCCAATTTTGCGGCGCTGGGCGCCGTGGGGGGCATCGCGCAGGTCACCACTTCGGGGACCCCGGTGGCCGTGGTGCGCAGCGGCACCAGCAGCTATCGCGCGTTCTCCATGGTATGCCCCCACCAGGGGACGACCATCGGAATTAATGCCACGGGCTTCCGTTGTCCCAATCATGGCGCGACGTTCAATAGCAACGGCGCCTGGACCGGGGGTGAGCGTACCTCCGGCCTGTTTGAGTTCACCGTGACCTCCAACACGACCGCCGGCACCATCACGATCACGAGTTGA
- a CDS encoding M20/M25/M40 family metallo-hydrolase, translating to MRSIRFVTNAGAVFPALCVSLLAAAPVALTAQAKPQSKASPLEATMDKLATHPTVAAAFKSIQSDNAWTLDQQASICQIPAPPFKEQARAAEYAKRFRELGVQNVRIDKEGNVIGEIRGVRPGPTLLLAGHLDTVFPEGTDVRVKREGTKMTAPGIGDDCRGLAVVLTVARQVITQKIPFSGKLIVVGNVGEEGPGNLRGTRAIFSSPMRDSINMYISIDGTGFGVTNGGVGSNRYRVHYKGPGGHSYGAFGMPNPMHAMGRAIAKIADLEASTTPKVTFNVGIVTGGTSVNSIPFEASMDVDLRSETAAALAEIDARLQKALREAVVEEKARWPKSNAALSLVIDTIGLRPAGSTPDSAFIVRASLAAARTMNVYAPLTISSTDANVPMNLRIPAVTLDGGGVGRGAHSLDESYDDRNDGYKGPQWVLLVVMGLLGAK from the coding sequence ATGCGCTCCATCCGCTTTGTCACCAACGCCGGGGCCGTTTTCCCGGCGTTGTGCGTTTCGCTCCTGGCTGCTGCGCCAGTGGCGCTGACTGCACAGGCCAAGCCACAGTCCAAGGCCTCGCCCCTTGAGGCGACCATGGACAAGCTGGCCACGCACCCCACCGTTGCGGCCGCCTTCAAGTCGATCCAGAGCGACAACGCATGGACGCTCGACCAGCAGGCCTCCATCTGTCAGATCCCGGCCCCGCCGTTCAAGGAACAGGCACGCGCCGCCGAGTATGCCAAGCGGTTCCGCGAGCTTGGCGTGCAGAATGTGCGCATCGACAAGGAAGGGAACGTCATCGGCGAAATTCGCGGCGTCCGCCCAGGCCCGACGTTGCTGCTGGCGGGGCACCTGGACACGGTCTTCCCGGAAGGCACCGATGTGCGGGTCAAGCGCGAGGGGACCAAGATGACCGCGCCGGGCATCGGCGATGATTGCCGCGGGCTGGCCGTCGTGTTGACCGTGGCCCGTCAGGTCATCACGCAAAAGATCCCCTTCAGCGGCAAGCTGATCGTGGTGGGCAACGTGGGTGAGGAAGGCCCCGGCAATCTGCGTGGCACGCGCGCGATCTTCTCCAGCCCCATGCGCGATTCCATCAACATGTACATCTCGATTGATGGTACCGGGTTTGGGGTCACCAACGGCGGTGTGGGCAGCAACCGGTACCGGGTGCACTACAAGGGCCCCGGTGGGCACAGCTACGGGGCGTTTGGCATGCCCAACCCCATGCACGCCATGGGTCGCGCCATCGCCAAGATCGCCGATCTCGAAGCCAGCACCACGCCCAAGGTCACCTTCAACGTGGGCATTGTGACCGGCGGTACGTCAGTGAATTCCATCCCGTTCGAAGCGAGCATGGACGTGGACCTGCGCAGCGAGACGGCCGCGGCACTGGCGGAGATTGATGCGCGCCTGCAGAAGGCGCTGCGGGAAGCGGTGGTCGAGGAGAAGGCGCGCTGGCCCAAGAGCAACGCCGCGCTGTCGCTGGTGATTGACACCATTGGGTTGCGTCCTGCGGGAAGCACGCCGGACAGTGCGTTCATTGTGCGTGCGTCGCTGGCGGCAGCTCGTACTATGAATGTGTACGCCCCACTCACGATCTCCAGCACCGACGCCAACGTGCCGATGAATCTCCGGATTCCGGCGGTGACACTGGATGGCGGTGGCGTTGGCCGCGGCGCGCACTCGCTTGACGAGTCGTACGATGATCGCAACGACGGCTACAAGGGTCCGCAGTGGGTGCTGCTGGTGGTCATGGGACTGCTGGGCGCCAAATAG
- a CDS encoding glutamate--tRNA ligase family protein, whose product MHTLADWRAALPRALPSAGWRTRFAPAPTGFLHLGHLVNAMHVWGIARAYGGQVVLRLEDHDQTRCRPEYEQALLDDLDWLGLAPDLFPTTSFARDTAQHPARQSNQLDRYDAAMRSLEARGLVYPCRCTRKDVARRAPHAPGEEPCYPGTCREARVPPNESFARRLRLPLDPVTFHDIRLGPLTQVPAQQCGDLLIRDRHSQWTYQFSVVADDMAHAIDVIIRGEDLLASTGRQLQLAAHLGRTAPVSLLHHTLLLHADGSKLSKATHDTALRDMRTAGARPGELLGLAARRAGLTTASTLAVDDLPQLFV is encoded by the coding sequence ATGCACACGCTGGCTGACTGGCGAGCGGCGTTGCCGCGTGCGTTGCCCTCGGCAGGGTGGCGCACGCGGTTTGCGCCGGCCCCCACCGGATTTCTCCACCTTGGGCATCTTGTCAATGCGATGCACGTGTGGGGTATTGCGCGCGCCTATGGCGGGCAGGTTGTACTGCGTCTAGAAGACCACGATCAGACCCGCTGTCGCCCCGAATATGAGCAGGCCCTGCTCGACGACCTCGACTGGCTTGGGCTGGCGCCGGACCTGTTTCCCACGACGTCGTTTGCACGCGACACCGCGCAGCATCCGGCCCGACAGTCGAACCAGTTGGACCGCTACGATGCGGCGATGCGTTCGCTGGAGGCGCGGGGGCTGGTCTATCCCTGCCGGTGCACGCGCAAGGACGTTGCGCGTCGCGCCCCGCACGCCCCGGGGGAAGAACCGTGCTATCCCGGCACCTGCCGCGAGGCGCGGGTCCCCCCCAACGAGTCCTTTGCCAGGCGACTGCGTCTACCGCTGGATCCCGTCACCTTTCACGATATCCGATTGGGTCCCCTGACTCAGGTGCCGGCACAGCAGTGCGGTGACCTGCTGATTCGCGATCGGCACTCGCAGTGGACCTACCAGTTTTCCGTGGTCGCGGATGACATGGCGCACGCCATTGATGTGATCATTCGTGGCGAAGACCTGCTGGCGAGTACGGGGCGTCAGCTGCAGCTCGCCGCGCATTTGGGGCGCACCGCCCCCGTGTCCTTGCTGCATCACACGCTGCTGCTGCACGCCGACGGCAGCAAGCTGAGTAAGGCCACGCACGATACCGCCCTCCGGGACATGCGAACGGCGGGCGCGCGTCCCGGAGAACTCCTGGGATTGGCGGCCCGCCGTGCCGGTCTGACCACCGCCTCGACGTTGGCGGTGGACGACCTCCCTCAGCTGTTCGTCTAG
- a CDS encoding RrF2 family transcriptional regulator: MLSATAEHAVRAVLLLARHNGAKALSADAIAAELGAPRNYLAKTLNALAKAGVVHSARGAAGGFTLAIPPETLTLARIIAPFDDHARTPACLLRNHACDPLNPCAVHTRWNAIVGHAAVRFEQTTIAELLQAAGPVRSYVPSSVLTMDAGSSLSKLSTAQLS; this comes from the coding sequence ATGCTTTCAGCCACTGCTGAACATGCCGTGCGTGCCGTGCTACTTCTCGCGCGCCACAACGGCGCCAAAGCCCTTTCCGCCGACGCCATAGCCGCCGAATTGGGAGCGCCCAGAAACTATCTGGCCAAGACTCTGAACGCGCTCGCAAAGGCCGGGGTCGTGCACAGCGCCCGCGGTGCTGCCGGCGGGTTCACCTTGGCCATTCCCCCGGAGACGTTGACGCTCGCCCGCATCATCGCGCCGTTCGATGATCACGCACGGACGCCGGCCTGTCTGTTGCGGAATCATGCGTGCGACCCGCTCAATCCGTGTGCCGTACATACACGGTGGAACGCCATCGTGGGGCATGCGGCCGTGCGTTTCGAACAGACGACCATTGCCGAACTCCTTCAGGCCGCCGGTCCTGTCCGCAGCTACGTTCCGTCATCGGTCTTGACGATGGACGCTGGATCGTCGCTCTCCAAACTTTCCACGGCACAGCTGTCGTAG